The DNA window GAAGCGGCCGTCCATGGGGAGTCGGTGGAGCACGTTCACTTTCACGAAGTGGGGGCGGTGGACGCCATCGTAGATATCGTCGGCGCCTGCATCGGAATCCACTATTTGGGCGCCAGCCGTTTTTTCTCGAGTCCCCTGAATCTGGGCAGCGGCACCGTGACCTTCTCCCATGGAACTTGGCCCGTCCCCGCCCCCGCGACGGCTCATCTGGTTCGCGGCTTTCCCGTGGTCATGGGAGACGTGCAGGCCGAGTTGACCACGCCCACCGGAGCGGCCATCGTCACCTCGCTGGCGGCGCCCGGCGCTGCGACCCCCGCCTGGACCCTGGATCGATGGGGGTTCGGAGCCGGAGACCGGGAACTGCCCGGAATTCCCAACATGTTGAGGCTGGTTCTCGGCCGTGAAACCGCCGAGGGACGGCCCTCCCCGGGAGCCGCCGAAGGAGTGCGCGACGAAGAGGTCCTGGTCCTGGAGGCCGATATCGACGACCTGGATCCCGAAGCCATCGGCTACGTCATGGAGGCCGCGCTGGGTCAAGGAGCTCTGGACGTTCGTTGCGTACCCCAGCAGATGAAGAAAGGAAGGCCCGGACACCACCTCTCGGTGCTTTGCCGGCCCCGGGACCGGGACCGCATGATGGGTCTCATCTTCCGGGAGACGACGACCCTGGGGATTCGTTGGAAGCCGTGGCGGCGTTGGGTCCTGGAGCGCGAGTTCCGGGAGGTGGAGACCGGGCACGGAACGGTACGGGTCAAGGTGGGACTCTTCCGCGGCGAGCCGGTCACCGTCTGGCCCGAGTACGAAGACCTGAAAAGGATCGCCGAAAAGACCCGTCTACCGTTGAAGAACCTGAGACAGATGGCGATCCGCAAGGCGTCCGGGACAAAGTAGCGGGCCATGTCCAAGACCTTCTACCTGACGACTCCTCTCTACTATGTCAACGACGTGCCCCACGTGGGGCATACCTACACCACCGTCATCGCCGACGCCATCGTCCGCTACCGGCGGATGTGCGGCGACGACGTCTCCTTCCTCACCGGCACCGACGAGCACGGTCTCAAGATCGAGCGGTCGGCCCGGCAACAGGGCATCGAGCCCCAGGAACTGGTGGACACCTATGCCGCCAAGTTCCGAAGCACCTGGGAGCAGCTCGGGCTGGACTTCGACGAGTTCATAAGGACCACTCAGGAGAGGCACTATCGCGCCGTCGCCAAGCTCTTCCGGGCGGTCAAGAAGAGCGGAAGCGTCTATCTGGGTCAGTACCAGGGCAACTACTGCGTGGGCTGCGAGTCCTATGTGGCGGAGGGCCGGATTTGTCCCGACTGCGGCCGGCCCACCGAGTTCATGACCGAGGACAGCTACTTTTTCAAGCTGTCGGCATTCCAGGAGAAGCTGCTGCGGTTCTACCGGGAGAACCCGGATTTTGTGGTCCCTCGCTCCCGGATGAACGAGGTGGTCCGCTTCGTCGAAGGCGGTCTTCAGGATCTCAGCATCAGCCGCACTTCATTTCGCTGGGGCATCCCGGTCCCCGGCGACGAGAAGCACATCTTCTACGTCTGGTTCGACGCCCTCACCGGATATATCTCGGGCATGGGCTACGGCACCGACGACGAGAAGTTCGAGAAGTGGTGGCCGGTCGACGTCCATCTCATCGGCAAGGACATCCTTCGGTTCCATGCGGTCTACTGGCCGGCGTTTCTGATGGCGGCCGGTCTGGCCCTCCCCAAGCGGATCTTGAGCCATGGGTGGTGGACCATCGAAGGGGAGAAGATGTCCAAGTCCAAGGGCAATTTCATCACCGCCGACGAGCTTTTGAACGTGGTCGGGACTGACTACTTCCGCTACTTCCTGCTCCGGGAGATTCCCTTGGGTTCCGACGGGAACTTCTCCTTCGACGGGCTGCGGACACGGGTCAACAGCGACCTGGTCAACGATCTGGGGAATTTGGCCCAACGCACGCTGAAGATGGTCCGCAGCTATTTCGGCGGCGTCATTCCGGACGCGGGAGAATCGGACGGGAAGGGCCGGGAACTCCGGAAGTCTTGTGACGAGGCCGCGCGGCTCTACCAGGATCGATTCGGGGACCTCCGGATCAACAAGGCCATGGAGGCCGTCTGGGAGTTGATCGGCCGTGTGAACAAGTACCTGGTGGTCAACGAACCCTGGATTCTGGCCAAGGATCCGAACCGCCGGGCGCAGCTCGGGAGTGTCCTGTACAACGCCGCGGAGGCGTTGCGAGTGATCGCGGTGATGTTGGGTCCCATCGTTCCCGAGGGGGCGGCTTCCATACTGCGCCAGCTCGGCATTCGGCGGCCCCTTGAAGATCATGGGATTCCCTCCATGGAGTGGGCCGGTCTGGAGAGCGGTTCCTCCATCGGGCGGTTGGGTCACATCTATCCCCGTTTGGAAAAGAAGGAGTTTCGCGTGAAAGTGAAGAATCGACGCGCAGGCGGCGCCGAATCGAAAAAAACCGCGGCCGGCAAGGTCGCCGGCCGGGACGATGCCCGCATCGACATCAAGGAATTCGCCAAGGTCAGGATGCAGGTGGCCCGGATCGTGAGCGCAGAGCCCATCCCCAAGTCGACCCGCCTTCTCAAGCTCAAGGTGGACTTGGGGTCGGAGGTCCGCCAAGTCGTGGCGGGAATCGCCGAGCAGTACTCGCCGGAGTCGCTGCCGGGACGTCTGGTCGTCATTGTGACCAACCTCAAGCCGGCCAAGCTCATGGGCGTGGAGTCCAACGGAATGATCGTGGCGGCTTCGGACGGAGGAAAACCGGTTCTGGCCACCTTCACCGAAAAGGTGCGCCCGGGTTCGGTTCTGACCTGAGCGGGCTCGAGAAATCCCGGTGTTTGTCGACTCCCACGCCCATCTCGATGCCCCCGTCCTGCAGGCCGACCTGGAGGGAGTCCTGTCCCGGGCACGGCAGGCGGGAGTGGAGCGGATTCTGACCATCTGTTGCCTGGAAGGGAACCGTCATTCCGCCGAGACCACGCTGAACCTGTTGGACCGCTACGACGGACTCTGGGCCGCCTTCGGCGTTCATCCCCACGACGCCCGTTGCTTCTCGGACGGCATCGCCTCGGAACTGGCCGATCTGTTGCGGCATCCCAAAGCCCTGGCCTTGGGGGAGATCGGCCTCGACTACCACTATCTGAACTCTGATGCCGACGCTCAGAGGGAGGCGTTTCTGGCGCAGATCGAACTGGCTCAGGCTGCAGGCAAACCGATCGTGATCCACTCCAGGAAGGCCGAGGATGAGATCTGCTCGATTCTGGAGCAGAAGTACCCAAGTGGAGATGGACTCAACGGCGTGGTCCACTGTTTCACCTCCGACGAGCCGACCGCCCGGCGCTGCCTGGACCGGGGTTTTTTCATCGGACTGGGAGGCATCCTCACCTTTCGCAAGGCCGATTCGCTGCGAGCGGTGGCGAGCCGTTTGCCCTTGGACCGGATCCTGATCGAAACCGACTCCCCGTACCTGGCCCCCGTTCCCTTTCGGGGCAAGACCAACGAGCCTGCCCGGGTGGTGGAAGTCGCGCGGGAACTGGGGAGGGTCCGCGCCCTGACCCTGGAACAGGTGGGTGAGAGCACCCGTTCAAACTTCGAGAGACTGTTCTGCGCCGGTTCCCACCGGGAGCCGGGCCGATTGGCAGTCTCAAATTGACGTTGATATAGTTTTCCCCCGATTGCCTTGCGCTCCCGGGACCGTATGATCAGGAATGGACGTGCAGACTAGCCGACCGCTCACTCTCAAGGACATTTTCCTGCTGGTGAAATCGGATCTGGCCGAGGTGGAGACCCGCCTCGATACGGAGATCCAGAGCGCGATTCCCTTGGTCAACGACATCAACCGGTACCTGCACACGAGCGGCGGCAAGCGGCTCCGGCCGGCCGTCCTGCTGCTGGCTTCCAAGCTGTGCGGGGCCCGTACCGAGGCGGCGCATCGCTTGAGTGTGGTGGTGGAATTGATCCACGTCGCCACGCTGGTCCACGACGACATCATCGACAACAGCGACGTCCGCCGCGGGCGGCCCTCGGTCAACGCCAAATGGGGAAATCAGATTACGGTCCTCATGGGCGACTGGCTCTACATGACCTCTTTTCAGATCGCCATGAAGGAGCGGTCGATGAGGATCTTGGACATCCTCATCGACATCACCCGCAAGATGGTGGAGGGAGAGCTCCTGCAGCTTGAGCTGGAGGGGCGCATGGACATCACGGAGCCACAGCAGTCGCAGATCAGTCTCTACAAGACGGCGTATCTTTTTTCCGGTTGCGGCCGCCTGGGAGCGATTCTGGGCAACATGGATCCGGCTCGGGAGGAGGGTCTCGCCCTCTACGGCCGGTCCCTGGGGATGGCCTTCCAACTGGTGGACGACCAGCTCGACTACACCTCCGCCCAGAAGGACATGGGCAAGCCGGTCCTCAAGGACCTGGAAGAGGGAAAGATGACGCTTCCCATCATCTTCATGCTTCGCCGTGCCCGCCGGGCGGAAAAGGACTTTGTCCGGCAGGTGATCCTCCAGCACGATTTCAGCGATGCCAACAAGCAGGAGATCCTGGGTCTGGTCTGGAAGTACGGAGCTTTGGACGAACTGAAGCTTCGGGCCCGAGCCTACGCCCAGCAGGCCAGGGATGCGCTTGCGGTCTTTCCCGATTCCATCTACCGGGACGCCCTTCTCCAGGTGCCCGACTTCGTCCTGGATCGAAACAACTGAGGAGGACCGGACATTCTTGTCCCCTCTTCATCACCGGCCCGGAACCGGAATGAAGCCAAGCGGAGCACTCTGGACTGTTAAACTATTTCGGAGTATATTCCGAATTAGTTTAACCTTTTCGGAATTACTTACGATTTGGCGCATTACACTCGAATCCTCAACATCGACCTGCCACGCGGGCACTCAGCGTTCTTGTGGGGCCCCCGCAAGACTGGAAAGTCGA is part of the Acidobacteriota bacterium genome and encodes:
- a CDS encoding polyprenyl synthetase family protein; its protein translation is MQTSRPLTLKDIFLLVKSDLAEVETRLDTEIQSAIPLVNDINRYLHTSGGKRLRPAVLLLASKLCGARTEAAHRLSVVVELIHVATLVHDDIIDNSDVRRGRPSVNAKWGNQITVLMGDWLYMTSFQIAMKERSMRILDILIDITRKMVEGELLQLELEGRMDITEPQQSQISLYKTAYLFSGCGRLGAILGNMDPAREEGLALYGRSLGMAFQLVDDQLDYTSAQKDMGKPVLKDLEEGKMTLPIIFMLRRARRAEKDFVRQVILQHDFSDANKQEILGLVWKYGALDELKLRARAYAQQARDALAVFPDSIYRDALLQVPDFVLDRNN
- a CDS encoding TatD family hydrolase, with amino-acid sequence MFVDSHAHLDAPVLQADLEGVLSRARQAGVERILTICCLEGNRHSAETTLNLLDRYDGLWAAFGVHPHDARCFSDGIASELADLLRHPKALALGEIGLDYHYLNSDADAQREAFLAQIELAQAAGKPIVIHSRKAEDEICSILEQKYPSGDGLNGVVHCFTSDEPTARRCLDRGFFIGLGGILTFRKADSLRAVASRLPLDRILIETDSPYLAPVPFRGKTNEPARVVEVARELGRVRALTLEQVGESTRSNFERLFCAGSHREPGRLAVSN
- the larC gene encoding nickel pincer cofactor biosynthesis protein LarC, whose translation is MGTDGGRDRILYFDAFNGVSGDMILGGLLDLGLPLEHLRRRLASLRLEPYRLSARKIDRNGLSGTDFRVELENGGHSHGHSHGRTPGQIYGLIEESRLEDPVKEMALSVFRRLARAEAAVHGESVEHVHFHEVGAVDAIVDIVGACIGIHYLGASRFFSSPLNLGSGTVTFSHGTWPVPAPATAHLVRGFPVVMGDVQAELTTPTGAAIVTSLAAPGAATPAWTLDRWGFGAGDRELPGIPNMLRLVLGRETAEGRPSPGAAEGVRDEEVLVLEADIDDLDPEAIGYVMEAALGQGALDVRCVPQQMKKGRPGHHLSVLCRPRDRDRMMGLIFRETTTLGIRWKPWRRWVLEREFREVETGHGTVRVKVGLFRGEPVTVWPEYEDLKRIAEKTRLPLKNLRQMAIRKASGTK
- the metG gene encoding methionine--tRNA ligase — translated: MSKTFYLTTPLYYVNDVPHVGHTYTTVIADAIVRYRRMCGDDVSFLTGTDEHGLKIERSARQQGIEPQELVDTYAAKFRSTWEQLGLDFDEFIRTTQERHYRAVAKLFRAVKKSGSVYLGQYQGNYCVGCESYVAEGRICPDCGRPTEFMTEDSYFFKLSAFQEKLLRFYRENPDFVVPRSRMNEVVRFVEGGLQDLSISRTSFRWGIPVPGDEKHIFYVWFDALTGYISGMGYGTDDEKFEKWWPVDVHLIGKDILRFHAVYWPAFLMAAGLALPKRILSHGWWTIEGEKMSKSKGNFITADELLNVVGTDYFRYFLLREIPLGSDGNFSFDGLRTRVNSDLVNDLGNLAQRTLKMVRSYFGGVIPDAGESDGKGRELRKSCDEAARLYQDRFGDLRINKAMEAVWELIGRVNKYLVVNEPWILAKDPNRRAQLGSVLYNAAEALRVIAVMLGPIVPEGAASILRQLGIRRPLEDHGIPSMEWAGLESGSSIGRLGHIYPRLEKKEFRVKVKNRRAGGAESKKTAAGKVAGRDDARIDIKEFAKVRMQVARIVSAEPIPKSTRLLKLKVDLGSEVRQVVAGIAEQYSPESLPGRLVVIVTNLKPAKLMGVESNGMIVAASDGGKPVLATFTEKVRPGSVLT